In Camelus dromedarius isolate mCamDro1 chromosome 4, mCamDro1.pat, whole genome shotgun sequence, the DNA window AGGGTCACCTGCAGCAGAGAGGTTCTGGATGGGGACGAAGGCTGAGGTGTCTCCTCATACCTCAGTGTCACCTTCACAGAGCATGGTTCACAGAGAAACAGGAGAGGATCCAAGGAAACGGGCGTCCACAGCCTCGCTTTGGAACTGGATGAAAAATAAGAGAGTGAACTGGAATGGCCCCAGAGGGAGCAGCAGAGTCAGATGAGTTGTTTTGGAGATAAGAGAGATTGGTCTTTAGCTGGGAGAAGGTAGAAATGTTGAAAGACAGGGATAGATTTATTCTGTAATGATTAATGTAAGGAGGGGACTTGCCTCCAATTACATGCCATTTTGCTTGCGTGGCTGGGAGATAAGATAAAGACAGTGGAAACCACTGTAGGAGGCACAGCCTGCCCCGCAGTCAGTTGCTTCTGGCTCGGGCCACCGCGGCCATGGGACCCCAGGTGCTGGCTGGACTGCTGCTGTGCCTGTGCGCCGGGCCCTGGGCCGAGGGCGGGAAGGTGCTGGTGGTCCCCATGGAGGGCAGCCACTGGCTCAGCATGCGGGAGGCCGTGCGGGAGCTCCACGCCAGGGGCCACCACGCAGTCGTCCTTTCTCCAGAGGTGAACATGCACATCAAGCCAGAGGACTTTTTCACCACGGAAACCTATGCTACTACGTACACGCAGGACACACTTGATTACCTCATGATAGCCCATATTCATTTGGTTTTTGAGAGAGTAAATTTTCTAAAGACGTTTTGGAATACAATGCTAGTTTTCAAAAATGTGTCTGTGATCTTTCAAAGGTCTTGCGAGGCGCTGCTGTCTCACAAGGATCTGATCAGGCGCCTGAATGCCAGTTCCTTTGATGTGGTGTTAACTGACCCTGTTTACCCCTGCGGGGCAGTGCTGGCCAAGTACCTGTCCCTTCCTGTGGTGTTCTTTCTGCGTTTCATTCCATGTGACTTCGATGTTGAGGGCACAGCGTGCCCAAACCCTTTCTCGTACGTTCCTAGGCTGTTAACAAGGAATTCAGACCACATGACATTCCTTCAAAGGGTCAAGAACATGCTGTACCCTCTGGCCCTGAAGTACATTTGCCACGCATCTTACACTCCTTACGAACGGATGGCGTCCGAGCTTCTTCAGAGAGAGGTGTCGCTGGTGGAAGTTTTTAGCTCTGCGTCCGTGTGGCTGTTCAGAGGAGACTTTGTGATGGATTACCCCCGGCCAGTCATGCCCAACATGGTCTTCATTGGGGGTATAAACTGTGCCAACAGGAAACCACTATCTCAGGTCTGTATTGGTGCTTTTATTCCGTCCATGTTCCAAGTGCAAcccatttaaaaaagaacttataTTCAGGTACTTATTTATCTACTGatctttctaaatatttccaCCTCTCAGTCTCTTGCTAACAGTCCTGGGTGAGCTAAATCGTTAAAGAGTCTCCAGTAGTGTGGTGAAGGCTTGTGATGGTCTTTGAGAGGAGTGACAGGAAGGGGTGAGGGTCTGTAATAGGTTTGGGAAGCAATGGTGTGATTCAACCCAGACTGCCCTTTGGTAAAGGCACCACGTCGTGGTTGTGCAGTTTTCTCCAGCTGAGCAGGAGCGGAGAACTTGAGCCGTGAACTCATCCACCGGGGTTTTTGCTTCATGGTGTTCAGTAGCAGGATTTAAGAACTAGCAAATTGCATTTGTTGACACGATAGTTCTTAGTGGTGTAGTGTTGGAAGGGACTGAGGTGTGGTCACAGGAGACCTAAACACCCAAAGGAGGCAGAGGTTTCAGAGAGGTCGAATAAACTAAATGGGAGTGACACAATGGTGGAGAGAGAAGACGGGGTTCCTGTGATCGGAGCAAGAGATCACCGAGTCCAACTTTTGAGAGATGGAACCGTGCTGACGAGGTGTCTTCTTCCCGAGAGTTGGTGTCTGGTGTGTGATGTGGGGATGTACCAGCGTTGGACTGCATGTCTTCTGCTTGGGACACTGAAGTCATTAAGGATGGTGGGCAGGGCTAGGGAGGAGATAAAACTGAGGCTATAAATGTAATGAAGGTGGGGGTAGGGATGCTGAGAAAGGAGTCTCAAAGGGAAGGGTTTGTTAGGAAGGGTCGACCGCATCACCAGACCTATCCCGCCACACCCCACCCCAGGTTTCCGTGGCGGTAACAGGGCTTTCCTGATCATTCCAGAGGCATCTTACAAAACCCCGGATGTTTGGGTTCAATTGAAATAGGACTCTAGGGGGCTGGATTTGCTTCTTAATCTACCGAGTTAGCCATGTATTTTGCCCGTTTATGCCATAGTCATTGAATTGATCTTAACTGCTATGGCTTTAAATGTCTTCTaggttttgtatttttactgtCGTAGCTCTGTttattaatgtatatattattttcaagaacaccgacttcattttccttttttgctcaCAACACAGATaatcaatttttttgtgtgtttattttttggtctgtgtttctgtttagtttgtgttggtggggggaggtaattaggtttattcatttaattttttaatatcgaGGCACTGAGGACTGTACCCAGCCCCTTGCGCACGCTAAGCGTACGATCTACCGCTTGAGCGCTGCCCTCTTCCTGCAAAGGATCTGACCTActtggttttcttcttccttgaagTGGTGCATTTGTCCCGTTACACAATCTGTATGTATCCGTTAGATTTGTAAAAAGTGAAAAGTCggaaggcatttaaaaattattgccgctgttttccttctagttttccAATGGGAATATATTGTATGGAGTTTGACTGCATTGGTTCAAGTCTTCACTCCCATTTTtctagctgcatgaccttgggtgGGTGACCTAAGCATTCTGGCCTTAGTATTGCCACACTGAGCACACAATAAATATGATCCATTTTCGTGATTTAGAAGATGCCGAGCAGGACAAGGTATGTCATCTGGAGGCATTTAGATAGGTTTGTGCCAATTATTTGTTACACGACAGATCATTTACATTGAAATCCTCAAGTATCATAACAGGGTATGCACACCGTTGTCATGTTTGTTCCACTAAATGGTCTTTTACTTTGAgattttatcacttttatttatttggcttGGTTTACCCGTAGATATCACTCCTTTAAATGTTTATGGAAATTGATCTCAAACTATGAAAGATTGAAGTCTAAATCTTTTATATGtgtgttccttttccttcttaagaTTTAGGATGGGTTGCATT includes these proteins:
- the LOC135321234 gene encoding UDP-glucuronosyltransferase 1A3-like yields the protein MGPQVLAGLLLCLCAGPWAEGGKVLVVPMEGSHWLSMREAVRELHARGHHAVVLSPEVNMHIKPEDFFTTETYATTYTQDTLDYLMIAHIHLVFERVNFLKTFWNTMLVFKNVSVIFQRSCEALLSHKDLIRRLNASSFDVVLTDPVYPCGAVLAKYLSLPVVFFLRFIPCDFDVEGTACPNPFSYVPRLLTRNSDHMTFLQRVKNMLYPLALKYICHASYTPYERMASELLQREVSLVEVFSSASVWLFRGDFVMDYPRPVMPNMVFIGGINCANRKPLSQVCIGAFIPSMFQVQPI